One part of the Solanum dulcamara chromosome 8, daSolDulc1.2, whole genome shotgun sequence genome encodes these proteins:
- the LOC129900776 gene encoding ras-related protein Rab2BV, which produces MGNRVDHEYDYLFKIVLIGDSGVGKSNILSRFTRNEFCLESKSTIGVEFATRTLQVEGKTVKAQIWDTAGQERYRAITSAYYRGAVGALLVYDITKGQTFDNVQRWLRELRDHADSNIVIMMAGNKSDLNHLRAVSEQDGQNLAEKEGLSFLETSALEAVNVDKAFQTILTEIYHIISKKALAAQEAATTTTLPGQGTTINVNDPSENVKRGCCST; this is translated from the exons ATGGGGAATAGAGTGGATCATGAGTACGATTACCTGTTTAAGATCGTGTTGATTGGAGATTCTGGAGTCGGAAAATCAAACATTTTGTCTAGGTTTACGCGAAATGAATTCtgtttggagtcaaaatctaCTATTGGAGTTGAGTTTGCTACCAGAACTCTTCAG GTTGAGGGAAAGACAGTCAAGGCCCAAATATGGGACACTGCAGGCCAAGAACGGTACCGAGCCATTACAAGTGCTTATTACAGAGGAGCAGTTGGTGCACTCCTTGTTTATGACATAACAAAGGGACAAACATTCGATAATGTTCAAAGGTGGCTCCGAGAATTGAGAGACCATGCAGATTCTAACATTGTCATTATGATGGCTGGAAACAAGTCTGACCTTAACCACCTTCGAGCAGTCTCTGAGCAGGATGGTCAAAATTTAGCTGAGAAGGAAGGACTGTCATTTCTTGAGACATCGGCATTGGAAGCAGTTAACGTAGATAAGGCGTTTCAGACTATACTGACTGAGATATACCATATCATAAGCAAGAAGGCGCTGGCTGCACAAGAAGCAGCCACAACCACTACACTTCCCGGTCAGGGTACAACCATCAATGTTAATGATCCCTCTGAAAATGTGAAGAGAGGCTGCTGTTCTACCTGA